In Helicoverpa armigera isolate CAAS_96S chromosome 20, ASM3070526v1, whole genome shotgun sequence, one DNA window encodes the following:
- the LOC110376449 gene encoding uncharacterized protein LOC110376449 isoform X2 has product MWCRFILTAVAISYVVCMLLLSGLQKEDLDAGTLQKLRRHNVNMEDMNNEKLRQECLLESYSLKGNNVENNTTNVQAQTTEAFTITSKRSEKDDNFDELPRMRARIADKTVLYNDHNMNKTKPILDPHNNVTTKMLPISIGPPIIVFHNLANAQKDDEKKDLQNQPDIESIMNFWTKLTQHTKTLVTRQPTTTKAMPTIRRERNVTTTVHIVSPQGQVDSRNMALISSLLAHYYLATRPTTNTTPQTTTEEYKNYMPKKHAEKPNQYGIIDEQSRLNPTRNDDENNQVTQGDLQANKDVVSSISEETKSILFKHNKPESKEIKDTPYNLILNEPKIRFLSTSNYSGPIKFLNGLLQNHNVNKNGETVSDTGTTAKIKRSKPETSETFHHYHLVKHMNGVNNTANEMKHTQSLYVHNMDRSKRGSAEVKSWQPWEDKQKPRKIFTEEEDPNQNLPSNINQFNAALPEFDNVKRLNILRAHKPLDGTVNKSGKTNNFDSFSHRVKIRPDHMMKRTKLNKTFKGENNRFKTLLPSIKNAKKNQFAKRMNNPNFSPEELSKSEQNDNNVFIPLEDTKVIVVQNHLPKTNYIQFNEEAKSIRNITPHRIELSDGNQNENMTPAVKVSEIIDEDTGQEIRSIPERYKFQQHKERRTPENVLTPTKSFGSKVLEPEAIPANVLKEIAEKVKQIVLKDIETKVTTLRSAPVPREAPIVMSTTLAPTMVTTTTVTSTTPSTTLAPTTVTTPSTTTTIITTSEKPSTLQKEITVANQDIKQVIMDIFKELKAMKPADMFTSQAPPNTPVSVATTVRSTTKLPVILQKNQRDAFNPYTMKGPNIQTINVNPYLNGAMPVQNPGAPYQFPVKQINDALTIQTNDDEIAPLAIQMPQPLKAINQHIVVTTKPNPRKEQLERESKKRIDEGLGLEDRNQRDKVLTEFLKKERFGVMPLKRQDFRDFSYKSRIIKDKEKQWHNREYNEKLRHFENHAMSPRHRDAIHYQGGISNLENLDRQRGLSNSASLSYTGSINRPGLTHYHKMPRIKPGTFSHSDYDREPRYDTHGTKFHKKLEKIENWPRHSWKEFNTLPTDTSNDEISKRQQMPMVKPRIPMVKPRNRYDDTHFRNFLQSQQKVTDMLEKILANKMKSRDPSVEVS; this is encoded by the exons ATGTGGTGCCGATTTATTCTGACTGCAGTTGCAATATCAT ATGTAGTATGTATGTTACTGTTGAGTGGATTACAAAAGGAAGACTTGGATGCTGGCACGTTGCAGAAGCTCAGGCGGCACAATGTAAACATGGAAGATATGAACAATGA AAAGCTGAGACAAGAATGTTTATTAGAGTCCTATTCACTCAAAGGAAATAACGTTGAAAACAACACTACAAATGTACAAGCACAAACTACTGAGGCATTTACAATAACTTCTAAAC GTTCTGAAAAAGATGACAATTTTGATGAGCTTCCTAGAATGAGGGCGCGAATAGCAGATAAAACTGTTCTATATAACGATCATAACATGAATAAAACCAAACCTATTCTTGATCCACATAACAATGTGACTACAAAAATGTTACCAATAAGCATAGGACCTCCAATTATAGTATTTCATAACTTAGCAAACGCACAAAAAGATGATGAAAAAAAAGATTTGCAAAACCAACCAGATATAGAGAGCATAATGAACTTTTGGACTAAACTCACGCAACATACTAAAACACTAGTGACTAGACAACCGACGACAACGAAAGCTATGCCTACCATTAGAAGAGAAAGAAATGTTACAACCACGGTACACATTGTATCACCTCAAGGACAAGTTGACAGTAGAAACATGGCACTCATCAGCAGCTTGTTAGCGCATTATTACTTGGCAACTCGGCCTACAACCAACACAACTCCACAAACGACTACGGAAGAATACAAGAATTATATGCCCAAAAAGCACGCAGAAAAACCAAATCAATATGGAATAATCGATGAACAATCTCGATTAAATCCCACAagaaatgatgatgaaaataatcAAGTTACACAAGGTGATCTGCAAGCCAATAAAGATGTAGTAAGCTCTATATCAGAAGAAACAAAAAGCATACTATTCAAACATAATAAACCAGAAAGTAAAGAGATAAAAGATACGCCATACAACCTCATTCTAAATGAACCGAAGATTAGATTCTTGAGTACTTCCAACTACAGCGGTCCTATAAAGTTTCTGAACGGACTTCTCCAAAATCACAATGTGAACAAAAATGGAGAAACCGTCTCAGATACTGGAACCACCGCCAAAATTAAAAGGAGTAAACCAGAAACAAGTGAAACTTTTCATCACTACCACCTTGTTAAACATATGAATGGTGTTAACAATACAGCAAATGAAATGAAACATACACAAAGTCTGTACGTACACAATATGGATCGGTCTAAAAGAGGGTCAGCAGAGGTGAAATCGTGGCAACCATGGGAAGACAAACAGAAACCACGtaaaattttcactgaagaagaagaccCTAATCAAAACTTGCCTTCGAATATTAATCAATTCAACGCAGCACTACCCGAATTCGATAACGTGAAACGACTAAACATATTGAGAGCGCATAAGCCTCTTGATGGAACAGTCAATAAATCTGGAAAAACCAATAATTTTGATTCATTTAGTCATCGAGTTAAAATTAGACCTGATCATATgatgaaaagaacaaaattgaataaaactttcAAGGGAGAAAATAATCGCTTCAAGACTTTGCTACCATCtataaaaaatgcaaagaaAAATCAATTTGCTAAAAGAATGAATAATCCAAATTTCAGCCCCGAGGAATTAAGTAAATCAgaacaaaatgataataatgtttttataccGTTGGAAGATACAAAAGTCATTGTCGTGCAAAATCACTTACCAAAAACCAATTACATCCAATTTAACGAGGAAGCAAAGTCAATCAGAAATATAACACCTCATCGTATAGAACTATCCGATGGCAATCAAAATGAAAACATGACTCCTGCAGTGAAAGTCTCAGAAATAATTGATGAAGACACTGGGCAGGAAATAAGATCAATACCGGAAAGATACAAATTCCAACAACACAAGGAACGACGTACGCCAGAAAACGTCTTAACACCAACTAAAAGTTTCGGGTCAAAGGTATTGGAACCTGAGGCTATACCAGCTAATGTATTAAAAGAGATAGCTGAAAAGGTTAAGCAAATTGTTTTGAAGGATATAGAGACGAAAGTTACTACGCTAAGATCGGCTCCTGTGCCCAGAGAGGCTCCTATCGTAATGTCGACGACCCTAGCCCCTACTATGGTAACAACGACAACTGTAACTTCTACTACGCCTTCTACAACACTAGCTCCAACTACAGTTACTACGCCTAGCACAACTACGACAATAATAACAACATCAG AAAAACCATCGACCCTTCAGAAAGAGATCACCGTAGCGAATCAAGACATAAAACAAGTCATAATGGACATATTCAAAGAGCTGAAAGCAATGaagccagctgatatgtttacAAGTCAGGCGCCGCCAAACACTCCCGTCAGTGTAGCAACAACTGTAAGGAGCACGACCAAACTACCAGTCATATTACAAAAGAATCAACGGGACGCGTTCAACCCGTACACTATGAAAGGGCCTAACATCCAAACGATTAATGTTAACCCGTATTTAAATGGAGCGATGCCAGTACAAAATCCAGGTGCACCCTACCAGTTTCccgtaaaacaaataaatgacgCCCTCACCATACAGACCAATGATGACGAAATAGCACCTCTAGCTATACAGATGCCGCAACCACTGAAGGCCATTAACCAACACATTGTAGTAACAACTAAGCCCAACCCCAGAAAAGAACAACTAGAGAGGGAAAGTAAAAAACGCATCGACGAAGGTCTAGGTTTAGAAGACAGAAATCAAAGAGACAAAGTCCTAACggaatttttgaaaaaggaacgaTTTGGAGTCATGCCTCTCAAGAGGCAAGACTTCCGTGACTTCTCCTATAAAAGTAGAATTATTAAGGATAAGGAAAAACAGTGGCATAACCGTGAGTACAATGAAAAGTTGCGCCATTTCGAAAATCACGCAATGAGTCCTAGGCACCGAGATGCCATACACTATCAGGGAGGTATCAGTAACTTGGAGAATTTAGATCGCCAAAGAGGTCTGAGTAACTCAGCAAGTTTGAGCTATACCGGGAGTATAAATCGACCAGGTTTAACCCACTACCATAAAATGCCTAGAATAAAACCGGGAACATTTAGTCATTCAGATTACGATCGCGAACCGCGGTATGACACACACGGTACAAAATTCCACAAAAAACTGGAGAAAATTGAGAACTGGCCGCGACACTCTTGGAAAGAATTTAACACATTGCCGACAGACACGAGTAATGATGAAATATCTAAGAGACAACAGATGCCTATGGTGAAACCACGCATCCCTATGGTGAAGCCACGAAACAGATACGACGACACGCACTTTAGAAACTTTCTGCAATCGCAACAAAAGGTGACCGATATGTTGGAAAAGATACTGGCTAACAAGATGAAGAGTAGGGACCCAAGTGTTGAGGTATCTTAG
- the LOC110376449 gene encoding uncharacterized protein LOC110376449 isoform X1: MGYTVINASLYTSTIHRCRGIHVVCMLLLSGLQKEDLDAGTLQKLRRHNVNMEDMNNEKLRQECLLESYSLKGNNVENNTTNVQAQTTEAFTITSKRSEKDDNFDELPRMRARIADKTVLYNDHNMNKTKPILDPHNNVTTKMLPISIGPPIIVFHNLANAQKDDEKKDLQNQPDIESIMNFWTKLTQHTKTLVTRQPTTTKAMPTIRRERNVTTTVHIVSPQGQVDSRNMALISSLLAHYYLATRPTTNTTPQTTTEEYKNYMPKKHAEKPNQYGIIDEQSRLNPTRNDDENNQVTQGDLQANKDVVSSISEETKSILFKHNKPESKEIKDTPYNLILNEPKIRFLSTSNYSGPIKFLNGLLQNHNVNKNGETVSDTGTTAKIKRSKPETSETFHHYHLVKHMNGVNNTANEMKHTQSLYVHNMDRSKRGSAEVKSWQPWEDKQKPRKIFTEEEDPNQNLPSNINQFNAALPEFDNVKRLNILRAHKPLDGTVNKSGKTNNFDSFSHRVKIRPDHMMKRTKLNKTFKGENNRFKTLLPSIKNAKKNQFAKRMNNPNFSPEELSKSEQNDNNVFIPLEDTKVIVVQNHLPKTNYIQFNEEAKSIRNITPHRIELSDGNQNENMTPAVKVSEIIDEDTGQEIRSIPERYKFQQHKERRTPENVLTPTKSFGSKVLEPEAIPANVLKEIAEKVKQIVLKDIETKVTTLRSAPVPREAPIVMSTTLAPTMVTTTTVTSTTPSTTLAPTTVTTPSTTTTIITTSEKPSTLQKEITVANQDIKQVIMDIFKELKAMKPADMFTSQAPPNTPVSVATTVRSTTKLPVILQKNQRDAFNPYTMKGPNIQTINVNPYLNGAMPVQNPGAPYQFPVKQINDALTIQTNDDEIAPLAIQMPQPLKAINQHIVVTTKPNPRKEQLERESKKRIDEGLGLEDRNQRDKVLTEFLKKERFGVMPLKRQDFRDFSYKSRIIKDKEKQWHNREYNEKLRHFENHAMSPRHRDAIHYQGGISNLENLDRQRGLSNSASLSYTGSINRPGLTHYHKMPRIKPGTFSHSDYDREPRYDTHGTKFHKKLEKIENWPRHSWKEFNTLPTDTSNDEISKRQQMPMVKPRIPMVKPRNRYDDTHFRNFLQSQQKVTDMLEKILANKMKSRDPSVEVS, translated from the exons ATGGGCTACACGGTAATTAATGCGTCATTATATACCTCTACAATCCACAGATGCAGAGGAATTC ATGTAGTATGTATGTTACTGTTGAGTGGATTACAAAAGGAAGACTTGGATGCTGGCACGTTGCAGAAGCTCAGGCGGCACAATGTAAACATGGAAGATATGAACAATGA AAAGCTGAGACAAGAATGTTTATTAGAGTCCTATTCACTCAAAGGAAATAACGTTGAAAACAACACTACAAATGTACAAGCACAAACTACTGAGGCATTTACAATAACTTCTAAAC GTTCTGAAAAAGATGACAATTTTGATGAGCTTCCTAGAATGAGGGCGCGAATAGCAGATAAAACTGTTCTATATAACGATCATAACATGAATAAAACCAAACCTATTCTTGATCCACATAACAATGTGACTACAAAAATGTTACCAATAAGCATAGGACCTCCAATTATAGTATTTCATAACTTAGCAAACGCACAAAAAGATGATGAAAAAAAAGATTTGCAAAACCAACCAGATATAGAGAGCATAATGAACTTTTGGACTAAACTCACGCAACATACTAAAACACTAGTGACTAGACAACCGACGACAACGAAAGCTATGCCTACCATTAGAAGAGAAAGAAATGTTACAACCACGGTACACATTGTATCACCTCAAGGACAAGTTGACAGTAGAAACATGGCACTCATCAGCAGCTTGTTAGCGCATTATTACTTGGCAACTCGGCCTACAACCAACACAACTCCACAAACGACTACGGAAGAATACAAGAATTATATGCCCAAAAAGCACGCAGAAAAACCAAATCAATATGGAATAATCGATGAACAATCTCGATTAAATCCCACAagaaatgatgatgaaaataatcAAGTTACACAAGGTGATCTGCAAGCCAATAAAGATGTAGTAAGCTCTATATCAGAAGAAACAAAAAGCATACTATTCAAACATAATAAACCAGAAAGTAAAGAGATAAAAGATACGCCATACAACCTCATTCTAAATGAACCGAAGATTAGATTCTTGAGTACTTCCAACTACAGCGGTCCTATAAAGTTTCTGAACGGACTTCTCCAAAATCACAATGTGAACAAAAATGGAGAAACCGTCTCAGATACTGGAACCACCGCCAAAATTAAAAGGAGTAAACCAGAAACAAGTGAAACTTTTCATCACTACCACCTTGTTAAACATATGAATGGTGTTAACAATACAGCAAATGAAATGAAACATACACAAAGTCTGTACGTACACAATATGGATCGGTCTAAAAGAGGGTCAGCAGAGGTGAAATCGTGGCAACCATGGGAAGACAAACAGAAACCACGtaaaattttcactgaagaagaagaccCTAATCAAAACTTGCCTTCGAATATTAATCAATTCAACGCAGCACTACCCGAATTCGATAACGTGAAACGACTAAACATATTGAGAGCGCATAAGCCTCTTGATGGAACAGTCAATAAATCTGGAAAAACCAATAATTTTGATTCATTTAGTCATCGAGTTAAAATTAGACCTGATCATATgatgaaaagaacaaaattgaataaaactttcAAGGGAGAAAATAATCGCTTCAAGACTTTGCTACCATCtataaaaaatgcaaagaaAAATCAATTTGCTAAAAGAATGAATAATCCAAATTTCAGCCCCGAGGAATTAAGTAAATCAgaacaaaatgataataatgtttttataccGTTGGAAGATACAAAAGTCATTGTCGTGCAAAATCACTTACCAAAAACCAATTACATCCAATTTAACGAGGAAGCAAAGTCAATCAGAAATATAACACCTCATCGTATAGAACTATCCGATGGCAATCAAAATGAAAACATGACTCCTGCAGTGAAAGTCTCAGAAATAATTGATGAAGACACTGGGCAGGAAATAAGATCAATACCGGAAAGATACAAATTCCAACAACACAAGGAACGACGTACGCCAGAAAACGTCTTAACACCAACTAAAAGTTTCGGGTCAAAGGTATTGGAACCTGAGGCTATACCAGCTAATGTATTAAAAGAGATAGCTGAAAAGGTTAAGCAAATTGTTTTGAAGGATATAGAGACGAAAGTTACTACGCTAAGATCGGCTCCTGTGCCCAGAGAGGCTCCTATCGTAATGTCGACGACCCTAGCCCCTACTATGGTAACAACGACAACTGTAACTTCTACTACGCCTTCTACAACACTAGCTCCAACTACAGTTACTACGCCTAGCACAACTACGACAATAATAACAACATCAG AAAAACCATCGACCCTTCAGAAAGAGATCACCGTAGCGAATCAAGACATAAAACAAGTCATAATGGACATATTCAAAGAGCTGAAAGCAATGaagccagctgatatgtttacAAGTCAGGCGCCGCCAAACACTCCCGTCAGTGTAGCAACAACTGTAAGGAGCACGACCAAACTACCAGTCATATTACAAAAGAATCAACGGGACGCGTTCAACCCGTACACTATGAAAGGGCCTAACATCCAAACGATTAATGTTAACCCGTATTTAAATGGAGCGATGCCAGTACAAAATCCAGGTGCACCCTACCAGTTTCccgtaaaacaaataaatgacgCCCTCACCATACAGACCAATGATGACGAAATAGCACCTCTAGCTATACAGATGCCGCAACCACTGAAGGCCATTAACCAACACATTGTAGTAACAACTAAGCCCAACCCCAGAAAAGAACAACTAGAGAGGGAAAGTAAAAAACGCATCGACGAAGGTCTAGGTTTAGAAGACAGAAATCAAAGAGACAAAGTCCTAACggaatttttgaaaaaggaacgaTTTGGAGTCATGCCTCTCAAGAGGCAAGACTTCCGTGACTTCTCCTATAAAAGTAGAATTATTAAGGATAAGGAAAAACAGTGGCATAACCGTGAGTACAATGAAAAGTTGCGCCATTTCGAAAATCACGCAATGAGTCCTAGGCACCGAGATGCCATACACTATCAGGGAGGTATCAGTAACTTGGAGAATTTAGATCGCCAAAGAGGTCTGAGTAACTCAGCAAGTTTGAGCTATACCGGGAGTATAAATCGACCAGGTTTAACCCACTACCATAAAATGCCTAGAATAAAACCGGGAACATTTAGTCATTCAGATTACGATCGCGAACCGCGGTATGACACACACGGTACAAAATTCCACAAAAAACTGGAGAAAATTGAGAACTGGCCGCGACACTCTTGGAAAGAATTTAACACATTGCCGACAGACACGAGTAATGATGAAATATCTAAGAGACAACAGATGCCTATGGTGAAACCACGCATCCCTATGGTGAAGCCACGAAACAGATACGACGACACGCACTTTAGAAACTTTCTGCAATCGCAACAAAAGGTGACCGATATGTTGGAAAAGATACTGGCTAACAAGATGAAGAGTAGGGACCCAAGTGTTGAGGTATCTTAG